A single window of Brevundimonas vitisensis DNA harbors:
- the ptsP gene encoding phosphoenolpyruvate--protein phosphotransferase yields MAGGGPAQERLDTVVRTIAQSMVAEVCSIYLRRGSGELELFATQGLNPQAVHATRLRPGEGLVGEVARMAQPISLSDAPSHPSFSYRPETGEDPYHAFLGAPLLRGGRAIGVLVVQNRAERRYDEDEVEDIQTIAMVLAETVASGELLAQDELRDVEVAPHRPERLKGQRFAEGLAFGHVVLHEAPLPPERLLSDDPVAEEVRLKDSLAALKASIDAMLDGGQGKLAGQSFEVLETYRMFADDRGWNRSLEEAVRSGLTAEAAVDRVRNEHRARFAKARDPYIKERLHDFEDLANRLLRVMAGDRPGERDLPDDAILVARNLGPADLLEYPRDKLRGLLLEEGSAASHAAIVARALQIPCVGRLMGVRDRLSEGDLVIVDGETGEAHLRPRPDMLDSAQSRMAVRDQRQAEFAKLRDVPAVTADGTRITLLTNAGLAVDLENLDETGAEGIGLFRTEFQFMVSEELPRLNTQTALYKLVLDAAGDRPVTFRTLDIGGDKVLPYLESEREENPALGRRAIRLGLDRPALLRMQLRALLAAGAGRELRVMFPMIATVDEFRAGRELVDIECEWARRRGRALPALLRVGAMIECPSLLWHLDALLPLTDFVSIGTNDLLQYMFAADRTNPLVSDRYDPMSPPALRALAEIQKKCLETGTPVSVCGELAGRPLEAFALLTLGFTRLSAPAGGVGPVKRMILSTDLPAARRGMAALLGSSAGSIRNELESLARKLNVAV; encoded by the coding sequence ATGGCCGGGGGCGGTCCGGCCCAGGAGCGGCTGGATACGGTCGTGCGGACCATCGCCCAGTCGATGGTGGCCGAGGTCTGCTCCATCTATCTGCGGCGCGGCTCGGGCGAGCTGGAGCTGTTCGCCACCCAGGGGCTGAACCCCCAGGCTGTCCACGCCACCCGCCTGCGTCCCGGCGAGGGTCTGGTCGGCGAGGTGGCCCGGATGGCCCAGCCGATCAGCCTGTCGGACGCGCCCAGCCATCCCAGCTTCTCGTATCGGCCGGAGACGGGCGAAGACCCCTATCACGCCTTTCTGGGGGCGCCCCTGCTGCGCGGCGGGCGGGCCATCGGCGTCCTGGTCGTGCAGAACCGGGCCGAGCGCCGCTATGACGAGGACGAGGTCGAGGACATCCAGACCATCGCCATGGTCCTGGCCGAGACGGTCGCCTCGGGCGAGCTGCTGGCCCAGGACGAGCTGCGCGATGTTGAGGTGGCCCCGCACCGTCCCGAACGGCTGAAGGGCCAGCGGTTCGCCGAAGGTCTGGCGTTTGGCCATGTGGTGCTGCACGAGGCGCCCCTGCCGCCCGAGCGGCTGCTGTCGGACGATCCGGTGGCCGAGGAGGTCCGGCTGAAGGACTCGCTGGCCGCGCTGAAAGCTAGCATCGACGCCATGCTGGACGGCGGCCAGGGCAAGCTGGCGGGCCAGTCGTTCGAGGTGCTGGAAACCTATCGGATGTTCGCCGATGACCGGGGCTGGAACCGGTCGCTGGAGGAGGCGGTGCGCTCGGGCCTGACGGCCGAGGCGGCGGTGGACCGGGTCCGGAACGAACACCGCGCCCGCTTCGCCAAGGCGCGCGACCCCTACATCAAGGAACGGCTGCACGACTTCGAGGACCTGGCCAACCGGCTGCTGCGGGTCATGGCGGGCGACCGTCCGGGCGAGCGGGACCTGCCGGACGACGCCATTCTGGTGGCGCGGAACCTGGGGCCGGCGGACCTGCTGGAATATCCCCGCGACAAGCTGAGAGGCCTGCTGCTGGAGGAGGGCTCGGCCGCCAGCCATGCCGCCATCGTGGCCCGGGCGCTGCAAATCCCGTGCGTCGGGCGTCTGATGGGGGTGCGCGACCGGCTCAGCGAAGGTGATCTGGTCATCGTCGACGGCGAGACGGGCGAGGCCCATCTGCGGCCCCGGCCCGATATGCTGGATTCGGCCCAGTCGCGGATGGCCGTGCGCGACCAGCGCCAGGCCGAGTTCGCCAAGCTGCGCGATGTGCCCGCCGTCACCGCCGACGGCACCCGGATCACCCTGCTGACCAATGCGGGACTGGCCGTCGATCTGGAGAACCTGGACGAGACGGGCGCCGAGGGGATCGGCCTGTTCCGCACCGAATTCCAGTTCATGGTGTCGGAGGAACTGCCGCGTCTGAACACCCAGACGGCGCTGTACAAACTGGTGCTGGATGCGGCGGGCGACCGGCCCGTCACCTTCCGCACCCTGGACATCGGGGGGGACAAGGTCCTGCCCTATCTGGAATCGGAGCGGGAGGAGAACCCGGCCCTGGGGCGGCGGGCGATCCGCCTGGGCCTGGACCGTCCGGCCCTGCTGCGGATGCAGTTGCGGGCCCTGCTGGCGGCGGGCGCGGGGCGGGAGCTGCGGGTCATGTTCCCGATGATCGCCACGGTGGACGAGTTCCGCGCCGGGCGGGAGCTGGTGGACATCGAATGCGAATGGGCGCGGCGCCGGGGGCGGGCCCTGCCGGCCCTGCTGCGGGTCGGGGCCATGATCGAATGTCCGTCCCTGCTGTGGCATCTGGATGCCCTGCTGCCGCTGACCGACTTCGTCTCGATCGGGACCAACGACCTGCTGCAATACATGTTCGCCGCCGACCGGACCAATCCGCTGGTCTCGGACCGGTACGACCCGATGTCGCCGCCTGCCCTGCGCGCCCTGGCCGAGATCCAGAAGAAATGCCTGGAGACGGGCACCCCCGTGTCGGTCTGTGGCGAGCTGGCCGGGCGTCCGCTCGAGGCCTTTGCGCTGTTGACCCTGGGCTTTACGCGCCTGTCGGCCCCG
- a CDS encoding aspartate kinase, whose product MPSDRLVLKFGGTSMGDLERIRRAARIVAAEARAGKQVAVVVSAMAGKTNELVAWTDGAGPAAAGLPLSDDEYDVVVASGEQVTAGLLALTLRNMGLNARSWMGWQIPILTDDAHGRARIEDVPGEVLGAAMDAGEIAVVPGFQGVTRGGRITTLGRGGSDTSAVAVAAALNCPCDIYTDVDGVYTTDPRIESRARKLNRVSYEEMLEMASLGAKVLQTRSVELAMAKRVPVRVLSSFVEPDEDGYLPAGAGTLICDEEEIVEKRIVSGVTMSRDEARITLLGLSDRTDAPADVFTRLAEASVNVDMIVQSQARTEGTVNLTFTTGRRDASRAAELMRTHQTAIGFEEIRVDEDVAKVSVVGVGMRSHAGVAQTMFRALADKGVKFQAISTSEIKISVLIDAAYAELAVRALHAAYGLDGV is encoded by the coding sequence ATGCCATCAGATCGACTGGTGCTGAAGTTCGGCGGGACGTCGATGGGCGACCTGGAGCGGATTCGCCGGGCGGCCCGGATCGTGGCGGCAGAGGCGCGGGCCGGAAAACAGGTCGCGGTCGTCGTCTCGGCCATGGCGGGAAAGACCAATGAACTGGTGGCCTGGACCGACGGGGCGGGACCCGCAGCGGCCGGACTGCCCCTGTCCGACGACGAATACGATGTGGTGGTCGCCTCGGGCGAACAGGTGACGGCGGGCCTGCTGGCCCTGACCCTGCGCAACATGGGGCTGAATGCCCGCAGCTGGATGGGCTGGCAGATCCCCATCCTGACCGACGACGCCCATGGCCGGGCGCGGATCGAGGACGTGCCGGGCGAGGTGCTGGGCGCCGCGATGGACGCCGGAGAGATCGCGGTGGTGCCGGGGTTCCAGGGCGTCACCCGCGGAGGCCGGATCACCACCCTGGGCCGCGGCGGCTCGGACACCTCGGCCGTGGCCGTGGCGGCTGCGCTGAACTGTCCGTGCGACATCTATACCGATGTGGACGGGGTCTATACGACCGACCCGCGCATCGAATCCCGGGCCCGCAAGCTGAACCGCGTCTCATACGAAGAGATGCTGGAAATGGCCTCTCTGGGGGCCAAGGTGCTGCAGACCCGGTCGGTCGAACTGGCCATGGCCAAGCGGGTGCCGGTGCGCGTCCTGTCCAGCTTCGTCGAACCCGACGAGGACGGATACCTGCCCGCCGGTGCCGGCACCCTGATCTGCGACGAGGAGGAAATCGTGGAAAAACGTATCGTGTCGGGGGTCACCATGAGCCGCGACGAGGCCCGGATCACCCTCCTGGGCCTGTCGGACCGCACCGACGCCCCTGCCGACGTCTTCACGCGCCTGGCCGAGGCCAGCGTCAATGTCGACATGATCGTGCAGAGCCAGGCCCGTACCGAGGGCACGGTGAACCTGACCTTCACCACCGGTCGCCGCGACGCCAGCCGCGCCGCTGAACTGATGCGCACGCACCAGACCGCCATCGGCTTCGAGGAAATCCGCGTCGATGAAGACGTGGCCAAGGTCTCGGTGGTGGGCGTGGGCATGCGCAGCCATGCCGGCGTCGCCCAGACCATGTTCCGCGCTCTGGCCGACAAGGGCGTCAAGTTCCAGGCCATCTCGACCTCCGAGATCAAGATCAGCGTCCTGATCGACGCCGCCTATGCCGAACTGGCCGTCCGCGCTCTGCACGCGGCCTATGGGCTGGATGGGGTTTAA
- the ubiG gene encoding bifunctional 2-polyprenyl-6-hydroxyphenol methylase/3-demethylubiquinol 3-O-methyltransferase UbiG, with product MAASNDPLSQRKPQSDTAGTPVGPHGASIDPADVARFAAQAAEWWDPKGPFAPLHRFNPARLTFVRDQAAAHFGRDPRARAAFQGLSLLDIGCGGGLIAEPMRRMGFAVTAVDAAPENIGTARAHAEQSGLDITYRAATVEQLEAEGAGPFDVVLTLEVIEHVADPAAFIRACSRLVAPGGILIVATLNRTLKALALGKVAAEYILRWVPAGTHDWRQFIKPDELRAMLASEPLTVTGPFGLAYDPLADRWSQGDDADINYMMVATRD from the coding sequence ATGGCCGCTTCTAACGACCCCCTTTCGCAGCGCAAACCCCAAAGCGACACCGCAGGAACACCTGTGGGACCGCACGGGGCGTCGATCGACCCGGCCGATGTCGCCCGGTTCGCGGCCCAGGCGGCGGAATGGTGGGACCCGAAGGGCCCGTTCGCCCCTCTTCATCGCTTCAATCCGGCCCGTCTGACCTTCGTCCGCGACCAGGCCGCTGCCCATTTCGGACGCGACCCCAGGGCGCGCGCCGCCTTCCAGGGCCTGAGCCTGCTGGACATTGGCTGTGGCGGGGGCCTGATCGCCGAGCCGATGCGCCGAATGGGATTTGCAGTCACCGCCGTGGATGCCGCGCCCGAGAACATCGGCACGGCCCGGGCCCATGCCGAACAGTCGGGCCTGGACATCACCTATCGCGCCGCCACCGTCGAACAGCTGGAGGCCGAGGGGGCCGGGCCCTTCGACGTTGTACTGACGCTGGAGGTGATCGAGCACGTCGCCGATCCGGCCGCCTTCATCCGGGCCTGTTCGCGCCTGGTCGCGCCGGGCGGCATACTGATCGTCGCCACCCTCAACCGCACGCTGAAGGCGCTGGCCCTGGGCAAGGTCGCGGCGGAATACATCCTGCGCTGGGTCCCGGCGGGGACCCACGACTGGCGTCAGTTCATCAAGCCGGACGAGCTGCGCGCCATGCTGGCGAGCGAACCCCTGACCGTCACCGGCCCGTTCGGCCTGGCCTATGATCCGCTGGCGGACCGTTGGAGTCAGGGGGACGATGCCGACATCAACTATATGATGGTCGCAACCCGCGACTGA
- a CDS encoding GNAT family N-acetyltransferase, which yields MASHAWRAMTPADLDAVAEIARVGFPDHFEGRDCFQNRLTLNPAGCFVLTDDRDTVGGYLIAYPWRREQIPALNTLIEALPEDADVLYLHDLAIASSARGGGFSRPVVERLAQHARSDGWPALTLVAVNDAVAFWQGHGFVVHDSEALRARLAGYGASARYMVRRLD from the coding sequence ATGGCGTCCCATGCCTGGCGCGCGATGACGCCTGCCGATCTGGACGCCGTGGCCGAGATCGCCAGGGTCGGATTTCCCGATCATTTCGAAGGTCGCGACTGTTTCCAGAACCGGCTGACACTGAATCCGGCAGGCTGTTTCGTCCTGACCGACGACCGGGACACCGTCGGCGGTTATCTGATCGCCTACCCATGGCGGCGCGAGCAAATACCCGCCCTCAACACCCTGATCGAGGCCCTGCCGGAGGATGCCGACGTCCTCTATCTGCATGATCTGGCGATTGCGTCATCGGCCAGGGGCGGAGGGTTCTCGCGGCCCGTCGTCGAGCGGCTGGCGCAGCACGCGCGATCGGACGGATGGCCCGCCCTGACGCTGGTTGCCGTGAACGATGCCGTGGCCTTCTGGCAGGGCCACGGGTTCGTCGTCCATGACAGTGAGGCGCTGCGGGCGCGCCTGGCCGGATATGGTGCGAGCGCCCGCTACATGGTTCGCCGACTGGACTGA
- a CDS encoding DUF1178 family protein — protein sequence MIRYALQCEAEHEFEAWFGSSSDYDDQSSRGLVECPFCGTNRVGKQIMAPAVTGTRRADDPQALARMQAMMMSAAREVRAHVEANFDNVGDAFAREARAIHEGRSEKRDIYGQATPAEVRSLKEDGIPCAALPPAPPDPESLN from the coding sequence ATGATCCGATACGCTCTTCAATGCGAGGCCGAGCACGAATTCGAGGCGTGGTTCGGGTCGTCGTCCGACTATGACGATCAGTCGTCACGAGGGCTGGTCGAATGTCCCTTTTGTGGGACCAATCGAGTCGGCAAGCAGATCATGGCCCCCGCTGTGACGGGCACCCGGCGCGCCGATGACCCGCAGGCCCTGGCCCGGATGCAGGCGATGATGATGTCGGCGGCGCGTGAGGTCCGTGCCCACGTCGAGGCCAATTTCGACAATGTCGGCGACGCCTTTGCCCGCGAGGCGCGAGCCATCCATGAGGGCCGCAGCGAAAAGCGCGACATCTATGGTCAGGCGACCCCGGCCGAGGTGCGCTCTCTGAAGGAAGACGGCATTCCCTGTGCGGCCCTGCCTCCCGCTCCGCCCGATCCCGAGAGCCTGAACTGA
- a CDS encoding carbon-nitrogen hydrolase family protein, with product MSHMLDIALIQTRTPATAQGGLDHVSPLIRQAAADGAQLILTPEGTNFLEQRRDRRALVLSDEDQDVCVLGLQGLAAELGVWLLIGSAIVRSGHAGDDRAANRSLLIDPGGRIVARYDKLHVFDVDLPNGESYRESAGIRPGDAAAVAQMPWGRLGLSVCYDVRFPQLFRRLAKAGAEVIAVPAAFTVPTGRAHWETLLRARAIETGAFVLAPAQGGLHEDGRSTWGRTLAVSPWGEVLGVLDHDAPGVLSLQLDLSAVETARRSVPQLSHDREFAGPA from the coding sequence ATGTCGCACATGCTGGACATCGCCCTGATCCAGACGCGTACCCCCGCAACGGCGCAGGGGGGGCTGGATCATGTTTCACCTCTGATCCGTCAGGCCGCGGCTGATGGGGCCCAGCTCATCCTGACGCCGGAGGGCACGAATTTCCTCGAGCAGCGCCGCGATCGCCGTGCCCTGGTCCTGAGCGATGAGGACCAGGACGTCTGCGTCCTGGGCCTGCAAGGTCTGGCGGCGGAACTGGGGGTATGGCTGCTGATCGGCTCGGCCATCGTGCGGTCCGGCCATGCCGGGGACGACCGGGCGGCCAACCGGTCGCTGCTGATCGACCCCGGCGGCCGGATCGTCGCCCGCTATGACAAGCTGCACGTGTTCGATGTCGATCTGCCCAATGGCGAGAGCTATCGCGAGAGCGCAGGCATCCGGCCCGGGGATGCCGCCGCCGTGGCCCAAATGCCGTGGGGCCGTCTGGGCCTCAGCGTCTGCTACGACGTGCGCTTTCCGCAGCTGTTCCGCCGTCTGGCCAAGGCAGGGGCCGAGGTGATTGCCGTTCCCGCCGCCTTTACGGTGCCGACCGGGCGGGCACACTGGGAGACCCTGCTGCGGGCCCGCGCCATCGAGACGGGGGCCTTCGTCCTGGCCCCGGCCCAAGGCGGTCTGCACGAGGATGGCCGCAGCACCTGGGGTAGGACCCTGGCGGTCAGCCCGTGGGGCGAGGTGCTGGGCGTGCTGGACCACGACGCGCCGGGCGTTCTGTCGCTGCAGCTGGATCTGTCGGCGGTCGAGACCGCACGCCGCTCGGTGCCGCAGTTGTCTCATGATCGGGAATTTGCGGGTCCGGCATGA
- the grxC gene encoding glutaredoxin 3, giving the protein MADVVLYTKPGCPYCTAAKSLLRKKGVDFTDIVASNDPEKKAEMIQKSGGRTTFPQIFIDGKHIGGSDDIHALDARGGLDPLLAA; this is encoded by the coding sequence TTGGCCGACGTCGTCCTCTACACCAAGCCCGGTTGTCCCTATTGCACGGCCGCCAAGTCGCTGTTGCGGAAGAAGGGTGTCGATTTCACCGATATCGTCGCCTCCAATGATCCGGAAAAGAAGGCCGAGATGATCCAGAAGTCGGGCGGGCGCACCACCTTCCCCCAGATCTTCATCGACGGAAAACACATCGGCGGCTCTGACGACATCCATGCGCTGGATGCCCGCGGCGGTCTGGATCCTCTTCTGGCGGCCTGA
- a CDS encoding ComF family protein, with amino-acid sequence MPSYDGGWSDGWKAASGRLSLAARSLGRGVADLILPPLAHDSPEATASAGLTPGAWSRVTFLEAPVCDGCGAAFDHDGGAFAADRCPACLAAPYAFGRGRAACVYDEASRGLILKFKHGDQQRFAPLFARWISRSAADLLADADAVVPVPLHRMRLLSRRFNQAAEVARPLARSAGLDYLPDALVRARPTDSQGGKSARGRRMNVRTAFAVTEAGRRRIKGRHLLLVDDVLTTGATAEACARTLLAAGARAVDLAVIARVRNARELPR; translated from the coding sequence ATGCCGTCCTACGATGGGGGCTGGAGCGACGGATGGAAAGCGGCCAGTGGTCGCCTGAGCCTGGCCGCACGGTCCCTGGGGCGAGGGGTGGCCGATCTGATCCTGCCGCCACTGGCCCATGACAGCCCCGAGGCGACGGCCTCGGCGGGGCTGACGCCGGGGGCCTGGAGCCGGGTGACCTTTCTGGAGGCACCGGTCTGCGACGGCTGCGGCGCGGCCTTTGATCACGATGGCGGGGCGTTTGCGGCCGATCGCTGTCCGGCCTGTCTGGCGGCCCCCTATGCCTTTGGCCGGGGCCGGGCGGCCTGTGTCTATGACGAGGCGTCGCGGGGGCTGATCCTGAAGTTCAAACATGGAGACCAGCAGCGGTTCGCCCCCCTTTTCGCGCGCTGGATCAGTCGGTCGGCCGCCGATCTTCTGGCCGATGCCGATGCGGTGGTGCCCGTGCCGCTGCATCGGATGCGGCTCCTGTCGCGGCGGTTCAACCAGGCGGCAGAGGTGGCCCGCCCGCTGGCCCGGTCGGCCGGGCTGGACTATCTGCCCGATGCCTTGGTCCGCGCCCGTCCCACGGACAGCCAGGGCGGCAAGAGCGCGCGGGGACGGCGAATGAATGTCCGCACCGCCTTTGCCGTGACCGAGGCGGGGCGTCGCCGGATCAAGGGTCGGCATCTGCTGCTGGTCGATGATGTGCTGACCACAGGGGCCACGGCCGAAGCCTGTGCCCGCACCCTTCTGGCCGCCGGAGCCCGCGCCGTGGATCTGGCCGTCATTGCCCGGGTGCGAAACGCGCGCGAACTGCCTAGATAG
- a CDS encoding methyltransferase domain-containing protein — translation MTSNPSPSAGPPVIFDARRRAARLARSQTTIGTADFLHRRAADNAVHSLEAILRDFDGAVDLSAHPSVFADVLSDSVAAPRVGTVRQAGDPSAPGAAPLALADGAADLVVSLMTLHWANDLPGALSQIRRALRPDGLFLGTLLGAGTLKELRGVLTEAELAERGGAQARVSPFADGFDGAALLQRAGFALPVSDVDRVTVRYPNLFALIRDLRAMGETNVLAGPTRPLTRSIVARAAALYAERHAEADGRIPATFEIVHLAGWAPHDSQQKPLPRGSAKMRLADALGVEEVGRQKP, via the coding sequence ATGACCTCGAACCCCTCCCCTTCCGCCGGCCCGCCGGTCATCTTCGACGCCCGCCGCCGCGCCGCGCGTCTGGCCCGGTCGCAGACCACGATCGGCACCGCCGATTTCCTGCATCGCCGTGCCGCCGACAATGCGGTGCACAGCCTGGAGGCGATCCTGCGCGATTTCGACGGGGCCGTCGACCTGTCAGCCCATCCGTCCGTCTTTGCAGACGTCCTGTCGGACAGCGTCGCGGCACCCCGTGTGGGCACCGTCCGACAGGCGGGAGATCCTTCGGCCCCCGGCGCGGCACCCCTGGCGCTGGCGGACGGCGCGGCCGATCTGGTGGTCTCGCTGATGACCCTGCACTGGGCCAATGACCTGCCCGGCGCCCTCAGCCAAATCCGCCGGGCCCTGCGGCCGGACGGCCTGTTCCTGGGCACCCTTCTGGGCGCCGGGACGCTGAAGGAGTTGCGCGGCGTTCTGACCGAGGCGGAACTGGCCGAGCGCGGCGGGGCCCAGGCCCGCGTCTCGCCCTTTGCCGACGGCTTCGACGGGGCCGCCCTGTTGCAGAGGGCCGGATTTGCTCTGCCGGTGTCGGATGTGGACCGGGTGACCGTGCGCTACCCTAATCTGTTCGCCCTGATCCGCGACCTGCGCGCCATGGGCGAGACCAATGTCCTGGCAGGGCCCACGCGCCCCCTGACGCGATCGATCGTGGCCCGCGCCGCCGCCCTCTATGCCGAACGCCATGCCGAGGCGGACGGACGCATTCCCGCGACGTTCGAGATCGTCCACCTGGCCGGCTGGGCCCCGCACGACAGCCAGCAGAAGCCCCTGCCGCGCGGCTCGGCCAAGATGCGCCTGGCCGATGCCCTGGGGGTCGAGGAGGTCGGCCGCCAGAAACCGTGA
- a CDS encoding Flp family type IVb pilin, with protein sequence MRRLIARFLQDRSGATALEYGIIMALMFLVMLGALSAFGGTGSGIFNRAMDAIREGMGG encoded by the coding sequence ATGCGACGTCTCATCGCCCGTTTCCTTCAGGACCGCTCCGGGGCCACGGCCCTGGAATACGGGATCATCATGGCGCTGATGTTCCTGGTCATGCTGGGCGCGCTCAGCGCCTTCGGCGGCACGGGCAGCGGCATCTTCAATCGGGCCATGGACGCGATCCGCGAGGGTATGGGCGGCTGA
- a CDS encoding (deoxy)nucleoside triphosphate pyrophosphohydrolase has product MPTVLVVAVALIDADGRVLIAQRPQGKQLAGLWEFPGGKVEPGERPEDALIRELHEELGIDVNAACLAPFVFASHAYESFHLLMPLYLCRRWSGIVQRREHAALAWVRPNRLSDYPMPPADEPLVAWLRDLL; this is encoded by the coding sequence CTGCCTACCGTCCTGGTCGTTGCCGTGGCCCTGATCGACGCCGACGGGCGGGTGCTGATCGCCCAGAGGCCACAGGGCAAGCAACTGGCCGGGCTGTGGGAGTTTCCGGGCGGCAAGGTCGAGCCGGGCGAGCGGCCGGAAGACGCCCTGATCCGTGAACTGCACGAAGAGCTGGGCATCGACGTCAATGCCGCCTGCCTAGCTCCGTTCGTGTTCGCGAGCCACGCTTATGAATCGTTTCACCTTTTGATGCCACTGTACCTGTGTCGGCGCTGGTCCGGGATCGTCCAGAGGCGCGAGCATGCGGCCCTGGCCTGGGTCAGGCCGAACCGGCTGTCGGACTATCCGATGCCGCCCGCCGACGAACCCCTGGTCGCCTGGCTGCGCGACCTTCTGTGA